In Haloterrigena turkmenica DSM 5511, a single genomic region encodes these proteins:
- a CDS encoding GNAT family N-acetyltransferase, with the protein MELRPATLEDRPAIRSVARATWHDTYDELEPDAIDETIDDWYGDEQLEEALSEPGTAFLVAEIDDAVVGFTHGVVSGAEGDVLRMAVHPDHQGQGIGTALHERLCEDLQDFNMERMRAIDLASNEGGRAFYERQGFEQTGEGTVEMGGEERREVVYTLEL; encoded by the coding sequence ATGGAGCTTCGACCAGCCACCCTCGAGGACCGTCCGGCGATCAGGAGCGTCGCTCGCGCCACCTGGCACGACACGTACGACGAACTCGAGCCCGACGCGATCGACGAGACGATCGACGACTGGTACGGCGACGAGCAACTCGAGGAGGCCCTCTCGGAACCGGGGACGGCGTTTCTCGTCGCCGAGATCGACGACGCGGTCGTCGGCTTCACCCACGGCGTCGTCAGCGGGGCGGAGGGCGACGTCCTCCGGATGGCGGTGCACCCGGACCACCAGGGGCAGGGAATCGGGACGGCGTTGCACGAACGACTGTGCGAGGACCTGCAGGACTTCAACATGGAGCGCATGCGGGCGATCGACCTCGCCTCCAACGAGGGCGGCCGAGCGTTCTACGAGCGACAGGGATTCGAGCAGACTGGCGAGGGGACCGTCGAGATGGGCGGCGAAGAGCGCCGGGAAGTCGTCTACACGCTCGAGCTCTGA